A window of Gasterosteus aculeatus chromosome 9, fGasAcu3.hap1.1, whole genome shotgun sequence contains these coding sequences:
- the stn1 gene encoding CST complex subunit STN1 isoform X2, whose product MQRAAMDPAEEPPSMLWGLDPVFSAFARLYVRDILVMTESTQVPGIYFYKLHPIYKVDVLGTVVYKRERDDFFCYGVDDGTGVINCLCWKNDLFKEEDPAPSGAQHSDGAQGGFNLVAELKKLRETQRSRCRLEIGELLRVRGPVKTSRQQREIMASTFYKVDDPVMAVQVAWMMDVPQLYRLCYDKPPQLQPDAAGDSPISVVGKATNIIKDFFKQKSVTRFRPYDVQDLLQPLIPCQPQTASADQLCCVTVAVKEPVAGPSACQQLRQLLKEALQVLQDEGVVYRKVKSQDEVYNVTARDTDLLIAVKDVIREDSRREKYAEKGCHILHVLSAVRQRHSLNVSKATLQLVLKSLECNSDIVSTSEDHYTAF is encoded by the exons ATGCAGCGGGCCGCGATGGATCCAGCGGAGGAGCCCCCGTCCATGCTGTGGGGACTGGACCCGGTCTTCTCCGCCTTCGCCAGGCTGTACGTCAGAGACATCCTGGTGATGACGGAGTCTACGCAGGTGCCAG GTATTTACTTCTACAAACTGCATCCCATCTATAAAGTAGACGTTCTCGGCACAGTGGTTtacaagagagaaagagatgactTCTTCTGTTACGGAG TGGACGATGGTACTGGTGTGATAAACTGCCTCTGCTGGAAGAACGACCTGTTCAAGGAGGAGGACCCTGCCCCAT CAGGAGCACAGCACAGTGACGGGGCTCAAGGAGGCTTCAACCTGGTCGCCGAGCTAAAGAAGCTGAGAGAGACCCAGAGGAGCCGCTGCCGCCTGGAGATCGGAGAGCTGCTCCGGGTGAGGGGGCCGGTGAAGACGTCGAGGCAGCAGAGAGAAATCATGGCCTCCACATTCT ACAAAGTGGACGACCCGGTGATGGCGGTCCAGGTAGCGTGGATGATGGACGTTCCTCAGCTCTACAGACTGTGCTATGACAAACCGCCACAGCTTCAGCCTGATGCAGCAGG TGACTCGCCCATCAGCGTCGTCGGCAAGGCAACGAATATCATCAAGGATTTCTTTAAGCAGAAGTCGGTGACCAGGTTCCGACCCTATGATGTTCAGGacctcctgcagcctctgatCCCCTGCCAGCCTCAAACCGCGAGCGCAGACCAG CTCTGTTGTGTCACTGTCGCTGTGAAGGAGCCAGTGGCAGGTCCGTCCGCATGCCAGCAGCTGCGGCAGCTTCTGAAGGAGGCGCTGCAGGTTCTACAGGACGAGGGAGTCGTGTACCGCAAGGTCAAATCCCAGGACGAAGTCTATAAT GTGACGGCACGTGACACAGATCTGCTCATCGCTGTCAAGGACGTTATCAGAGAGGACTCTCGGAGAGAAAAGT ATGCAGAGAAGGGCTGCCACATCCTGCACGTCCTGTCCGCGGTCCGACAGCGCCACAGCCTGAACGTGAGCAAGGCCACCCTGCAGCTGGTCCTCAAGTCCCTGGAGTGCAACAGCGACATCGTCAGCACCAGCGAAGACCATTACACCGCGTTTTAG
- the stn1 gene encoding CST complex subunit STN1 isoform X3 yields MQRAAMDPAEEPPSMLWGLDPVFSAFARLYVRDILVMTESTQVPGIYFYKLHPIYKVDVLGTVVYKRERDDFFCYGVDDGTGVINCLCWKNDLFKEEDPAPSGAQHSDGAQGGFNLVAELKKLRETQRSRCRLEIGELLRVRGPVKTSRQQREIMASTFYKVDDPVMAVQVAWMMDVPQLYRLCYDKPPQLQPDAAGDSPISVVGKATNIIKDFFKQKSVTRFRPYDVQDLLQPLIPCQPQTASADQEPVAGPSACQQLRQLLKEALQVLQDEGVVYRKVKSQDEVYNVTARDTDLLIAVKDVIREDSRREKYAEKGCHILHVLSAVRQRHSLNVSKATLQLVLKSLECNSDIVSTSEDHYTAF; encoded by the exons ATGCAGCGGGCCGCGATGGATCCAGCGGAGGAGCCCCCGTCCATGCTGTGGGGACTGGACCCGGTCTTCTCCGCCTTCGCCAGGCTGTACGTCAGAGACATCCTGGTGATGACGGAGTCTACGCAGGTGCCAG GTATTTACTTCTACAAACTGCATCCCATCTATAAAGTAGACGTTCTCGGCACAGTGGTTtacaagagagaaagagatgactTCTTCTGTTACGGAG TGGACGATGGTACTGGTGTGATAAACTGCCTCTGCTGGAAGAACGACCTGTTCAAGGAGGAGGACCCTGCCCCAT CAGGAGCACAGCACAGTGACGGGGCTCAAGGAGGCTTCAACCTGGTCGCCGAGCTAAAGAAGCTGAGAGAGACCCAGAGGAGCCGCTGCCGCCTGGAGATCGGAGAGCTGCTCCGGGTGAGGGGGCCGGTGAAGACGTCGAGGCAGCAGAGAGAAATCATGGCCTCCACATTCT ACAAAGTGGACGACCCGGTGATGGCGGTCCAGGTAGCGTGGATGATGGACGTTCCTCAGCTCTACAGACTGTGCTATGACAAACCGCCACAGCTTCAGCCTGATGCAGCAGG TGACTCGCCCATCAGCGTCGTCGGCAAGGCAACGAATATCATCAAGGATTTCTTTAAGCAGAAGTCGGTGACCAGGTTCCGACCCTATGATGTTCAGGacctcctgcagcctctgatCCCCTGCCAGCCTCAAACCGCGAGCGCAGACCAG GAGCCAGTGGCAGGTCCGTCCGCATGCCAGCAGCTGCGGCAGCTTCTGAAGGAGGCGCTGCAGGTTCTACAGGACGAGGGAGTCGTGTACCGCAAGGTCAAATCCCAGGACGAAGTCTATAAT GTGACGGCACGTGACACAGATCTGCTCATCGCTGTCAAGGACGTTATCAGAGAGGACTCTCGGAGAGAAAAGT ATGCAGAGAAGGGCTGCCACATCCTGCACGTCCTGTCCGCGGTCCGACAGCGCCACAGCCTGAACGTGAGCAAGGCCACCCTGCAGCTGGTCCTCAAGTCCCTGGAGTGCAACAGCGACATCGTCAGCACCAGCGAAGACCATTACACCGCGTTTTAG
- the stn1 gene encoding CST complex subunit STN1 isoform X1, with product MQRAAMDPAEEPPSMLWGLDPVFSAFARLYVRDILVMTESTQVPGIYFYKLHPIYKVDVLGTVVYKRERDDFFCYGVDDGTGVINCLCWKNDLFKEEDPAPSGAQHSDGAQGGFNLVAELKKLRETQRSRCRLEIGELLRVRGPVKTSRQQREIMASTFYKVDDPVMAVQVAWMMDVPQLYRLCYDKPPQLQPDAAGDSPISVVGKATNIIKDFFKQKSVTRFRPYDVQDLLQPLIPCQPQTASADQEPVAGPSACQQLRQLLKEALQVLQDEGVVYRKVKSQDEVYNVRTIRDVSIPPVTRQLVTLVRTPAVAPSQVTARDTDLLIAVKDVIREDSRREKYAEKGCHILHVLSAVRQRHSLNVSKATLQLVLKSLECNSDIVSTSEDHYTAF from the exons ATGCAGCGGGCCGCGATGGATCCAGCGGAGGAGCCCCCGTCCATGCTGTGGGGACTGGACCCGGTCTTCTCCGCCTTCGCCAGGCTGTACGTCAGAGACATCCTGGTGATGACGGAGTCTACGCAGGTGCCAG GTATTTACTTCTACAAACTGCATCCCATCTATAAAGTAGACGTTCTCGGCACAGTGGTTtacaagagagaaagagatgactTCTTCTGTTACGGAG TGGACGATGGTACTGGTGTGATAAACTGCCTCTGCTGGAAGAACGACCTGTTCAAGGAGGAGGACCCTGCCCCAT CAGGAGCACAGCACAGTGACGGGGCTCAAGGAGGCTTCAACCTGGTCGCCGAGCTAAAGAAGCTGAGAGAGACCCAGAGGAGCCGCTGCCGCCTGGAGATCGGAGAGCTGCTCCGGGTGAGGGGGCCGGTGAAGACGTCGAGGCAGCAGAGAGAAATCATGGCCTCCACATTCT ACAAAGTGGACGACCCGGTGATGGCGGTCCAGGTAGCGTGGATGATGGACGTTCCTCAGCTCTACAGACTGTGCTATGACAAACCGCCACAGCTTCAGCCTGATGCAGCAGG TGACTCGCCCATCAGCGTCGTCGGCAAGGCAACGAATATCATCAAGGATTTCTTTAAGCAGAAGTCGGTGACCAGGTTCCGACCCTATGATGTTCAGGacctcctgcagcctctgatCCCCTGCCAGCCTCAAACCGCGAGCGCAGACCAG GAGCCAGTGGCAGGTCCGTCCGCATGCCAGCAGCTGCGGCAGCTTCTGAAGGAGGCGCTGCAGGTTCTACAGGACGAGGGAGTCGTGTACCGCAAGGTCAAATCCCAGGACGAAGTCTATAATGTAAGGACCATCAGAGACGTCTCCATTCCACCCGTCACTCGCCAGTTGGTCACGTTAGTGAGGACTCCTGCTGTTGCCCCCTCGCAGGTGACGGCACGTGACACAGATCTGCTCATCGCTGTCAAGGACGTTATCAGAGAGGACTCTCGGAGAGAAAAGT ATGCAGAGAAGGGCTGCCACATCCTGCACGTCCTGTCCGCGGTCCGACAGCGCCACAGCCTGAACGTGAGCAAGGCCACCCTGCAGCTGGTCCTCAAGTCCCTGGAGTGCAACAGCGACATCGTCAGCACCAGCGAAGACCATTACACCGCGTTTTAG
- the stn1 gene encoding CST complex subunit STN1 isoform X5 gives MQRAAMDPAEEPPSMLWGLDPVFSAFARLYVRDILVMTESTQVPVDDGTGVINCLCWKNDLFKEEDPAPSGAQHSDGAQGGFNLVAELKKLRETQRSRCRLEIGELLRVRGPVKTSRQQREIMASTFYKVDDPVMAVQVAWMMDVPQLYRLCYDKPPQLQPDAAGDSPISVVGKATNIIKDFFKQKSVTRFRPYDVQDLLQPLIPCQPQTASADQEPVAGPSACQQLRQLLKEALQVLQDEGVVYRKVKSQDEVYNVTARDTDLLIAVKDVIREDSRREKYAEKGCHILHVLSAVRQRHSLNVSKATLQLVLKSLECNSDIVSTSEDHYTAF, from the exons ATGCAGCGGGCCGCGATGGATCCAGCGGAGGAGCCCCCGTCCATGCTGTGGGGACTGGACCCGGTCTTCTCCGCCTTCGCCAGGCTGTACGTCAGAGACATCCTGGTGATGACGGAGTCTACGCAGGTGCCAG TGGACGATGGTACTGGTGTGATAAACTGCCTCTGCTGGAAGAACGACCTGTTCAAGGAGGAGGACCCTGCCCCAT CAGGAGCACAGCACAGTGACGGGGCTCAAGGAGGCTTCAACCTGGTCGCCGAGCTAAAGAAGCTGAGAGAGACCCAGAGGAGCCGCTGCCGCCTGGAGATCGGAGAGCTGCTCCGGGTGAGGGGGCCGGTGAAGACGTCGAGGCAGCAGAGAGAAATCATGGCCTCCACATTCT ACAAAGTGGACGACCCGGTGATGGCGGTCCAGGTAGCGTGGATGATGGACGTTCCTCAGCTCTACAGACTGTGCTATGACAAACCGCCACAGCTTCAGCCTGATGCAGCAGG TGACTCGCCCATCAGCGTCGTCGGCAAGGCAACGAATATCATCAAGGATTTCTTTAAGCAGAAGTCGGTGACCAGGTTCCGACCCTATGATGTTCAGGacctcctgcagcctctgatCCCCTGCCAGCCTCAAACCGCGAGCGCAGACCAG GAGCCAGTGGCAGGTCCGTCCGCATGCCAGCAGCTGCGGCAGCTTCTGAAGGAGGCGCTGCAGGTTCTACAGGACGAGGGAGTCGTGTACCGCAAGGTCAAATCCCAGGACGAAGTCTATAAT GTGACGGCACGTGACACAGATCTGCTCATCGCTGTCAAGGACGTTATCAGAGAGGACTCTCGGAGAGAAAAGT ATGCAGAGAAGGGCTGCCACATCCTGCACGTCCTGTCCGCGGTCCGACAGCGCCACAGCCTGAACGTGAGCAAGGCCACCCTGCAGCTGGTCCTCAAGTCCCTGGAGTGCAACAGCGACATCGTCAGCACCAGCGAAGACCATTACACCGCGTTTTAG
- the stn1 gene encoding CST complex subunit STN1 isoform X4, with amino-acid sequence MQRAAMDPAEEPPSMLWGLDPVFSAFARLYVRDILVMTESTQVPVDDGTGVINCLCWKNDLFKEEDPAPSGAQHSDGAQGGFNLVAELKKLRETQRSRCRLEIGELLRVRGPVKTSRQQREIMASTFYKVDDPVMAVQVAWMMDVPQLYRLCYDKPPQLQPDAAGDSPISVVGKATNIIKDFFKQKSVTRFRPYDVQDLLQPLIPCQPQTASADQLCCVTVAVKEPVAGPSACQQLRQLLKEALQVLQDEGVVYRKVKSQDEVYNVTARDTDLLIAVKDVIREDSRREKYAEKGCHILHVLSAVRQRHSLNVSKATLQLVLKSLECNSDIVSTSEDHYTAF; translated from the exons ATGCAGCGGGCCGCGATGGATCCAGCGGAGGAGCCCCCGTCCATGCTGTGGGGACTGGACCCGGTCTTCTCCGCCTTCGCCAGGCTGTACGTCAGAGACATCCTGGTGATGACGGAGTCTACGCAGGTGCCAG TGGACGATGGTACTGGTGTGATAAACTGCCTCTGCTGGAAGAACGACCTGTTCAAGGAGGAGGACCCTGCCCCAT CAGGAGCACAGCACAGTGACGGGGCTCAAGGAGGCTTCAACCTGGTCGCCGAGCTAAAGAAGCTGAGAGAGACCCAGAGGAGCCGCTGCCGCCTGGAGATCGGAGAGCTGCTCCGGGTGAGGGGGCCGGTGAAGACGTCGAGGCAGCAGAGAGAAATCATGGCCTCCACATTCT ACAAAGTGGACGACCCGGTGATGGCGGTCCAGGTAGCGTGGATGATGGACGTTCCTCAGCTCTACAGACTGTGCTATGACAAACCGCCACAGCTTCAGCCTGATGCAGCAGG TGACTCGCCCATCAGCGTCGTCGGCAAGGCAACGAATATCATCAAGGATTTCTTTAAGCAGAAGTCGGTGACCAGGTTCCGACCCTATGATGTTCAGGacctcctgcagcctctgatCCCCTGCCAGCCTCAAACCGCGAGCGCAGACCAG CTCTGTTGTGTCACTGTCGCTGTGAAGGAGCCAGTGGCAGGTCCGTCCGCATGCCAGCAGCTGCGGCAGCTTCTGAAGGAGGCGCTGCAGGTTCTACAGGACGAGGGAGTCGTGTACCGCAAGGTCAAATCCCAGGACGAAGTCTATAAT GTGACGGCACGTGACACAGATCTGCTCATCGCTGTCAAGGACGTTATCAGAGAGGACTCTCGGAGAGAAAAGT ATGCAGAGAAGGGCTGCCACATCCTGCACGTCCTGTCCGCGGTCCGACAGCGCCACAGCCTGAACGTGAGCAAGGCCACCCTGCAGCTGGTCCTCAAGTCCCTGGAGTGCAACAGCGACATCGTCAGCACCAGCGAAGACCATTACACCGCGTTTTAG